One stretch of Procambarus clarkii isolate CNS0578487 chromosome 35, FALCON_Pclarkii_2.0, whole genome shotgun sequence DNA includes these proteins:
- the uif gene encoding uncharacterized protein uif isoform X2, producing the protein MRGTRLGALVLLLTALTTAQLKKNDDLFHCPDDWMLRGEYCYRFFNIRHSWDKAAALCKRFGSDLVLVESYSQNNFTEGLAHASLDDPTNSYWLGLVSLNDLSTNTLESASGKHVSLYSGFWSQGQPQVTGGECVKAKLSDQHQSWELSTCESLLPFMCRVQACTRGALHCSNGKCINKAFKCDGQNDCGDMSDEIDCPNRCHFYMRSSGDSIESPEYPKKYGPNMDCKWTLEGPVGHNVILQFFEFDTEKNFDTVQILSGGRTEDSAVSLTTLSGRQDLTDKLFISASNFMILKFKTDASVEKRGFRASWKTEPQNCGGELIATPQEQIMTSYNYPLNYPGGLECLYMLKTQQGRVITLEILDLDLEDDKDFVLVRDGDSPSDPLLARLTGSQEDNHRFIVSTGPVIYFYFYTNLGVSQRGFRIKYYSGCSVTMDANKGIISSPAYGIREYPTNQECSYLIRRPGGGPLSLRFNDFVVENKDTVQVYDGMTSSQGIRLHSGKGFSANNPPTITLTADSGSMFLMFNSDPLRSARGWSANFSADCPMLTAGEGAIASSRDTSFGSIVTYTCPVGQEFANNKTAIVTTCMPGGTWSTDYIPKCQVVYCGPVPQIDNGFSIGATNVTYLGQATYQCYAGFGFPSSKGVETITCTEHGEWQRLPECLASQCPALPETPHANQTVLNGGGRSYGTVVRFQCEAGYYRTGLPVIHCMSNGSWSGDVPTCSRIKCYDYPKIANGFVADLTRDYYFGDEARVQCHRGYQLVGSSIIQCGSDQQFLNLPTCQDINECDAAQCDAASTECKNTPGAFSCMCKPGFRPNLDCRPRGDLGVSDGGIPDDAMFVSSTAAGYEKNSVRLNSQLGWCGAEHEPGRNWVMVDLRVPTVIIGFRTQPVERADGQSAFAKSIRLQYTDDLTDVFREYTNRDGSPVEFRITSGVSLSVVNLPTPVEARYIRLTIADYETAPCLKFELMGCARQDCIDVNECEDNNGGCDQRCINSPGSFSCLCNVGYDLFTENGTAGFYTEKYESGLRDGDTYRLNKTCVRKMCPGLESPSNGLLLDTRDMYHYGDLVSFQCNFGYVMVGSDKLICNSNGIWNGTLPECRYAACEPLRNNPEEHLTVHFTKPDAPVIPFMENETITCNQEGRPLRNTLTSGFRECVYDPQPGFQDYWMAGIPPECPRVDCGIPAETPGATYGYTVDTQYQSSFFFGCEDTFSLAGQTSRNDNAVTCQADGNWDFGDLRCEGPVCSDPGHPPEGTQIASSYEQGSEVKFECSRPGYIPITDEPIHCIREPECRVVAPIGITSGKIPSSAINATSERGNYEAHNIRLNSATGWCGLTESFTYVTVDLGTVHRIKAVLVKGVITNDVVGRPTEIRFFYKEQEEENYIVYFPNFNLTARDPGNYGELAMITLPTVVTARFVILGIVSYDKNPCLKFELMGCEDEPAEKRLLGYDMGFPICVDNEPPQFANCPINPIVVQKGVDGFQSVNFTVPTAYDNSGTIARTEIRPAGFRPPMHIFKDMMVEYLAFDFDGNVAICQINITVPDDIPPSVTCPQSYVIALVEQQENYRVNFNSSITLSSVNASDNSGHYKLRVTPEVALIRVGGYANVSVIATDPSGNAASCNFQVAVQATACVDWELKEPANGKLNCIPGEGKSMECLATCNDGFRFTDNMPVKAFTCTIETSWQPSRVVPDCVSEDTQEASYDVLASVLYRANGAVQPTCLTQYKSLLQQYYESLNGVLSSRCSAAVNVAIDVIFHDTTLNLAQENVVEVQYVVRLTPEVKQKLLYELCGSTLSLIFDLSVPSTSAVIEPILNLSSAGNSCPPMRALSSNVTRGFTCNVGEVLNVDTAVVPRCLHCPAGTFARREEKACSPCQRGFYQDQSRQGACKQCLPGTYTYNEGSKSAMDCVPVCGYGTYSPTGLVPCLNCPHNSYTEDPPVDGFKKCQACPPDTFTYAAATASQQMCRRKCREGSYSDTGLEPCAPCPFNFYQPFDGRTTCLECSTGNRTLDAGSSSEEECVPVICTEGICQNGGLCLSRQHQVQCYCPAGFTGRFCDVDIDECASQPCYNQGTCVDLPQGYKCECAEGYSGLQCQDEVSECVEDACPDRAMCKDNPGKDTYECLCRSGYTGPGCNITVNPCTEKDNPCANNAACVPLEQGRFRCECLPGWEGRMCEVNIDDCKENPCLLEANCTDLIHDFRCDCPNGFTGKRCHIKVDLCKSSPCTNGICVDRFFYHECICHPGWTGESCEVNEDDCVEDPCQNGGECIDLVNEFRCECDTGYTGKLCQHTIDDCVSEPCQNGGTCVDKLDGFMCECRPGFVGLQCEASIDECISNPCNPVGTEKCLDLDNMFKCQCHPGYDGEFCENNINECATNPCFNEGLCIDGVADFTCTCRPGWTGKRCENDIGGCESVPCLNKAECLNLFEDYFCVCPSGTDGKRCQVTPERCVGNPCMNGASCQDYGSGLNCTCSEDFTGIGCQFEFDACEAGLCKNGATCIDRGAGYECVCPAGYTGRHCDEDIVNCTPTSCPPGATCIDLTNDFYCKCPFNLTGEDCRKVINIDYELYINDESKASSASLATPFMLGSATSFTLALWVQFAIPDDLGTIFTLYSVSSPYVPSDKRVILQATNAGIAIEFFKDLKEFVTYRPNIPVNDGQWHHVALVWDGTAGVLTLTTDAVVVAQVEGFAQGRQLPMYGWLTLGSVETKFAGYTNERGFHGRVARLNAWNRPLDFRTEIPKMVRSCMNSPVMFDGLLLRWTGYDMVKGNVERIGPSTCGQYVCPPGYTGDCSVLERDKTPPRVDHCPGDIWVITRNGSAVVDWDEPVFSDNIGIEQVVDKSGYSPGQAFTWGTYDVARVAYDVAGNSATCSFNVYVLEEFCPKLDDPVGGVQRCSDWGPGGRFKVCKIECNDGLKFSTKVPDFYTCGAEGFWRPTHDPSYPLVYPSCSPASPAQRVFNINMQFPSSVICNAAGQNVLSERIKIALNKLNAQWNFCTHTAASTGQCNGLDVIVDCSRRNRVARDTMDSRAKRQAAPETDDVYQVKITFPSVNDPVQNTNSELESTVRRLIEGVILEQDQFDVRDALPNVVPDPSSLDLKSEYSCPVGKVVVDSECVDCATGTYYDQETKSCKLCESGTYQNEMGQVACKPCPQRAGRQEVTKTSGSRSVENCQERCAAGRYFDEEMSVCRSCGYGYYQSEEGKFSCKRCDRGLTTRTKEAVSSSECREECESGLQLGTTGPCEPCPRGTYRTKGIHAACIRCPEDRTTLGPGASSLEECSLPICIAGTFLSNLNTAYECLKCPKGTYQPEALQTSCIDCPQDTSTHDVGATSMEECSNPCEVHGEQMLCDPNALCLFISETNDFECQCKPGFNGSGEHCSNKCDGFCENNGACKKNEDEEPFCVCSGSFTGSKCQIKSDFTYIAGGIAGAVVFLILIVLLVWMICIRATRRREPKKGFINQPSIDPNGSQVNFYYGAPAPYAESIAPSHHSTYAHYYDDEEDAWEMPNFYNETYMKTGFQNGAGNSLARSNASIYGNKEDLYDRLRKHAYQGKKDKDETGDSDDQAH; encoded by the exons AACACTCTCGGGCAGACAGGACCTTACTGATAAACTTTTCATCTCAGCCTCCAACTTCATGATTCTCAAATTCAAGACCGATGCCTCAGTGGAGAAGCGAGGTTTCAG GGCATCATGGAAGACAGAACCACAGAACTGCGGTGGAGAATTGATTGCTACACCCCAGGAGCAGATTATGACATCCTACAACTACCCACTCAACTACCCTGGTGGTCTCGAGTGTCTTTACATGCTCAAGACACAACAAGGACGTGTCATCACTCTCGAGATTCTTGATTTGGATCTTGAGGATG ACAAAGATTTTGTGTTGGTGCGAGATGGTGATTCACCTTCAGACCCTCTGCTGGCTCGGCTCACTGGCTCCCAGGAAGACAACCATCGTTTTATCGTCTCAACTGGCCCTGTTATTTACTTCTACTTCTACACCAACCTTGGAGTTTCTCAACGAGGATTCCGCATCAA GTACTACTCAGGATGCTCTGTAACTATGGATGCCAACAAGGGCATCATTTCTTCTCCTGCTTATGGTATTAGGGAGTACCCAACTAACCAAGAGTGCAGCTATCTCATCAGACGACCTGGTGGAGGACCTCTCTCACTCAGG TTCAATGACTTTGTTGTGGAAAATAAGGATACTGTGCAGGTGTATGATGGGATGACATCATCTCAAGGTATTCGCCTACATTCTGGCAAAGGTTTCTCTGCTAACAACCCTCCCACCATTACTCTGACTGCTGATTCTGGCTCCATGTTTCTCATGTTCAACTCTGACCCCCTACGATCGGCCAGAGGATGGTCAGCCAATTTTTCTGCAG ATTGCCCAATGTTAACTGCTGGTGAAGGAGCCATTGCTTCTTCACGTGACACCTCCTTTGGCAGCATTGTGACTTACACATGTCCTGTGGGTCAAGAGTTTGCCAATAACAAGACTGCCATTGTTACTACATGTATGCCTGGGGGGACCTGGTCCACTGACTATATTCCCAAATGCCAAG TTGTTTACTGTGGCCCAGTGCCCCAGATTGACAATGGCTTCAGTATTGGTGCCACCAATGTGACATACCTTGGTCAAGCCACCTACCAATGTTATGCAGGCTTTGGCTTCCCCAGCAGCAAGGGTGTCGAGACCATCACATGTACAGAACACGGGGAGTGGCAGCGACTTCCAGAGTGCCTAG CATCACAGTGCCCTGCTCTACCAGAAACCCCACATGCCAACCAAACTGTGCTTAACGGTGGAGGACGTAGTTATGGCACCGTGGTGAGGTTTCAGTGTGAGGCTGGCTATTACCGCACTGGTCTCCCTGTTATCCACTGCATGTCCAATGGCTCTTGGTCAGGTGACGTGCCCACTTGTTCAAGAATCAAGTGTTATGATTATCCAAAG ATTGCTAATGGATTTGTTGCTGATCTTACCCGTGACTACTACTTTGGAGACGAAGCCAGAGTGCAGTGCCATCGTGGTTACCAGTTAGTTGGTTCTTCCATCATCCAGTGTGGCTCAGACCAACAATTTCTTAACCTACCAACTTGTCAAG ATATTAATGAATGTGATGCCGCCCAGTGCGATGCTGCCTCAACTGAATGCAAAAACACCCCTGGAGCCTTCTCGTGTATGTGCAAGCCTGGCTTCCGACCTAATCTTGACTGTCGGCCACGAGGAGACCTTGGTGTATCTGATGGTGGTATTCCAGATGATGCAATGTTTGTGTCTTCCACTGCTGCAGGTTATGAAAAGAAT AGTGTACGTCTCAACTCTCAGCTTGGCTGGTGTGGTGCTGAGCATGAGCCTGGTCGAAACTGGGTTATGGTTGACCTTCGTGTCCCTACTGTTATCATTGGTTTCCGTACACAGCCTGTTGAGCGTGCTGATGGTCAGAGCGCCTTTGCTAAATCTATCCGCTTGCAGTACACAGATGATCTAACTGACGTGTTTCGTGAGTACACCAATCGTGATGGATCACCAGTGGAGTTCAGAATTACCTCGGGGGTTTCTTTGTCTGTAGTAAACCTCCCTACTCCTGTTGAAGCTCGTTATATCCGTCTCACTATTGCTGATTATGAAACGGCACCCTGCCTTAAGTTTGAACTCATGGGCTGTGCACGCCAAGACTGTATTGATGTAAATGAATGTGAAGATAATAATGGAGGCTGCGATCAGCGTTGCATCAATTCTCCAGGATCTTTCTCTTGTCTGTGTAATGTTGGTTATGATCTCTTCACTGAAAATGGGACAGCTGGGTTctacacagagaaatatgaatctGGTCTCCGTGATGGTGACACCTATCGGCTGAACAAGACATGCGTAAGGAAGATGTGTCCAGGACTGGAGTCACCATCAAATGGATTGTTGCTGGATACTCGTGACATGTATCATTACGGGGATCTTGTCTCATTCCAATGCAATTTCGGATATGTCATGGTTGGATCTGACAAACTAATATGTAACAGTAATGGTATTTGGAATGGTACTTTACCTGAATGTCGGTATGCAGCTTGTGAACCCTTACGAAATAACCCGGAAGAACACCTTACAGTTCATTTTACTAAGCCTGATGCTCCAGTGATCccattcatggaaaatgaaactATTACTTGTAATCAAGAAGGCAGACCATTAAGGAATACATTGACATCTGGATTccgtgagtgtgtgtatgatCCTCAGCCTGGCTTCCAAGATTACTGGATGGCAGGTATTCCACCAGAATGCCCACGTGTCGACTGTGGCATACCAGCAGAGACACCTGGGGCTACATATGGCTATACTGTAGACACTCAGTATCAGTCATCCTTTTTCTTTGGCTGTGAAGACACATTCAGCCTTGCTGGCCAAACTAGCAGAAATGACAATGCAGTTACGTGCCAGGCTGATGGTAACTGGGACTTCGGTGACCTAAGATGTGAAGGCCCCGTTTGCTCTGATCCTGGCCACCCACCTGAGGGTACACAAATTGCTTCTAGCTATGAGCAAGGGTCTGAAGTGAAATTTGAATGTTCTCGTCCAGGCTATATCCCCATTACTGATGAACCCATTCATTGCATACGTGAGCCAGAGTGTCGTGTTGTTGCTCCAATTGGGATAACATCGGGCAAGATTCCATCATctgctattaatgccacctccgaGCGTGGGAACTATGAGGCTCATAATATTCGTTTGAACTCTGCCACTGGGTGGTGTGGCCTGACGGAATCTTTTACATATGTCACCGTAGACCTAGGAACAGTGCACAGAATTAAGGCAGTTTTAGTGAAAGGAGTTATTACAAATGATGTTGTTGGAAGACCAACTGAAATTCGCTTCTTCTATAAGGAACAGGAGGAAGAAAATTACATCGTCTACTTCCCAAATTTTAATCTTACAGCTCGAGATCCAGGCAATTATGGGGAGCTGGCAATGATAACGCTCCCAACGGTTGTGACGGCACGCTTTGTTATTCTTGGCATTGTCAGCTATGATAAAAATCCATGCCTTAAATTTGAATTGATGGGTTGTGAGGATGAACCAGCTGAGAAGCGCCTCCTTGGCTATGACATGGGCTTCCCTATATGTGTTGATAATGAACCACCACAATTTGCAAATTGCCCCATTAATCCTATAGTTGTTCAAAAGGGTGTTGATGGCTTCCAAAGTGTCAACTTTACAGTGCCAACTGCATATGACAATTCAGGCACGATTGCTCGCACTGAAATACGTCCAGCTGGCTTCCGACCCCCTATGCATATTTTTAAGGATATGATGGTTgaatatttggcatttgattttgaTGGAAATGTTGCCATTTGTCAGATTAATATTACTGTCCCCGATGACATTCCACCTTCAGTTACCTGTCCTCAGAGTTATGTGATTGCATTGGTTGAACAACAAGAAAATTATCGTGTGAACTTTAACTCCTCAATCACATTGTCTAGTGTAAATGCCAGTGATAATAGTGGACATTATAAGCTGAGAGTAACACCTGAAGTTGCACTTATAAGAGTTGGAGGTTATGCGAATGTTAGTGTCATTGCTACAGATCCCTCTGGAAATGCTGCATCCTGTAACTTTCAAGTTGCTGTGCAGGCAACAGCTTGTGTAGATTGGGAATTAAAGGAACCAGCAAATGGTAAACTGAATTGCATACCGGGTGAAGGTAAAAGTATGGAATGTTTGGCTACATGCAATGATGGATTTAGATTTACTGATAACATGCCAGTCAAGGCTTTCACTTGCACCATAGAGACCTCTTGGCAACCCTCACGAGTGGTTCCTGATTGTGTTAGTGAGGACACTCAGGAGGCCAGCTACGATGTCTTGGCATCTGTTTTGTATCGAGCTAATGGTGCCGTACAGCCCACCTGTCTCACTCAATATAAAAGTCTCCTGCAGCAATACTATGAAAGTCTCAATGGTGTGTTGTCTAGCCGCTGCTCTGCTGCTGTTAATGTAGCTATTGATGTGATTTTCCATGATACGACACTTAATCTTGCACAGGAAAATGTAGTGGAGGTTCAATATGTGGTTCGTTTGACTCCTGAAGTTAAACAAAAACTGCTTTATGAGCTCTGTGGTTCCACATTATCATTGATTTTTGATTTGAGTGTGCCTTCAACTTCTGCAGTAATTGAACCCATACTCAATCTGTCGTCTGCAGGCAACTCTTGTCCACCGATGCGTGCTTTGAGTTCCAATGTCACTCGAGGATTCACTTGCAATGTTGGAGAGGTTCTAAATGTAGATACAGCTGTGGTGCCACGTTGCCTTCACTGTCCTGCTGGTACCTTTGCACGTCGGGAAGAGAAGGCCTGTTCTCCTTGCCAGAGAGGATTCTACCAGGACCAGAGTCGTCAAGGTGCTTGTAAACAATGCTTGCCCGGTACATACACATACAATGAAGGTAGCAAATCTGCTATGGACTGTGTCCCTGTCTGTGGTTATGGGACTTATTCACCAACAGGTCTAGTACCATGTCTAAACTGCCCACACAATTCTTACACAGAAGATCCTCCTGTCGATGGTTTCAAGAAATGCCAGGCTTGTCCTCCAGACACTTTCACCTATGCAGCTGCCACTGCCTCCCAGCAAATGTGTCGCAGGAAGTGCAGAGAAGGAAGTTACTCTGATACAGGACTGGAACCATGTGCACCCTGCCCCTTCAACTTCTATCAGCCATTTGATGGTCGGACAACTTGTCTTGAGTGTTCAACAGGAAATCGCACCCTAGATGCAGGATCAAGCTCCGAGGAAGAATGTGTACCTGTGATCTGCACTGAGGGAATCTGTCAGAACGGAGGCTTGTGCTTATCACGTCAGCACCAAGTGCAGTGTTATTGCCCTGCAGGTTTTACTGGCAGATTCTGTGATGTGGATATTGATGAGTGTGCCTCACAACCATGCTATAACCAGGGAACTTGTGTTGATCTTCCCCAGGGTTACAAATGTGAATGTGCTGAAGGATACAGTGGGCTTCAGTGCCAAGATGAAGTCAGTGAATGTGTTGAGGATGCTTGTCCTGACCGAGCCATGTGCAAGGATAACCCCGGGAAAGATACATACGAGTGTCTGTGCCGTTCAGGCTATACTGGTCCTGGCTGCAATATCACAGTAAACCCATGTACAGAAAAGGATAACCCTTGTGCTAATAATGCAGCCTGTGTACCACTAGAACAAGGTCGTTTCCGGTGTGAATGTCTGCCTGGCTGGGAAGGACGAATGTGTGAAGTGAACATAGATGATTGCAAAGAGAACCCTTGTCTACTCGAAGCCAACTGTACAGATCTCATTCATGATTTTCGTTGTGACTGTCCAAATGGTTTCACAGGAAAACGTTGCCACATCAAAGTAGACCTCTGCAAATCTTCCCCATGTACCAATGGCATCTGTGTTGACCGTTTCTTCTATCATGAGTGCATTTGCCATCCAGGTTGGACAGGGGAAAGCTGTGAAGTAAATGAAGATGACTGTGTTGAAGATCCCTGTCAGAATGGCGGCGAGTGCATTGACTTGGTTAATGAATTCCGTTGTGAATGTGACACCGGGTATACTGGAAAACTTTGTCAGCACACAATTGACGATTGTGTTTCTGAACCTTGCCAGAATGGTGGTACTTGTGTTGACAAACTTGATGGCTTCATGTGTGAATGCAGACCTGGCTTTGTAGGTTTACAATGCGAGGCATCAATTGATGAGTGCATCAGCAATCCTTGCAATCCAGTTGGCACAGAAAAATGTTTGGACCTTGACAACATGTTCAAGTGCCAATGTCATCCTGGCTATGATGGTGAATTTTGTGAAAACAACATTAATGAATGTGCCACAAACCCATGCTTTAATGAGGGTCTGTGCATAGATGGTGTAGCAGACTTCACTTGCACCTGCAGACCAGGGTGGACAGGCAAACGATGTGAAAATGACATTGGTGGTTGTGAATCTGTGCCTTGCCTCAATAAGGCTGAATGCTTAAACCTATTTGAGGACTACTTCTGTGTTTGCCCATCTGGAACTGATGGAAAGAGGTGCCAGGTTACCCCTGAACGGTGTGTGGGCAATCCCTGCATGAACGGAGCCTCCTGTCAAGACTATGGTTCTGGTCTCAACTGCACCTGCTCTGAGGACTTCACTGGCATTGGCTGTCAATTTGAGTTTGATGCCTGTGAGGCCGGTCTGTGTAAAAATGGTGCCACATGTATTGACCGAGGTGCTGGCTATGAGTGTGTGTGCCCTGCAGGTTACACTGGAAGACACTGCGATGAGGACATTGTTAACTGCACACCAACTTCGTGTCCCCCTGGTGCAACGTGCATTGACTTGACTAATGATTTCTACTGCAAGTGTCCTTTCAACCTTACTGGAGAAGACTGTAGGAAGG TGATCAATATCGACTATGAGTTATACATAAATGATGAGAGCAAGGCATCCAGTGCCTCACTAGCAACGCCCTTCATGCTCGGCAGTGCCACATCCTTCACTCTGGCACTCTGGGTTCAGTTTGCCATCCCTGACGATCTAGGCACCATTTTCACACTCTACTCTGTTTC GAGCCCATATGTGCCGTCTGACAAGAGGGTTATTCTTCAAGCGACCAATGCAGGTATTGCCATAGAGTTCTTTAAAGATCTGAAGGAGTTTGTAACCTACCGTCCTAACATCCCAGTCAACGACGGTCAGTGGCACCACGTCGCTCTCGTGTGGGACGGCACCGCTGGTGTGCTCACTCTCACCACCGATGCCGTAGTTGTTGCTCAGGTGGAAGGATTTGCCCAAGGACGCCAGTTGCCCATGTA TGGCTGGTTGACCCTTGGCTCTGTTGAGACTAAATTTGCTGGCTACACTAACGAACGAGGTTTCCATGGTCGTGTTGCTCGTCTTAATGCCTGGAATCGTCCTCTTGACTTCCGCACAGAAATTCCAAAAATG GTTCGCTCATGCATGAACTCTCCAGTTATGTTTGATGGTCTTTTACTTCGATGGACTGGTTATGATATGGTAAAGGGCAATGTGGAGCGGATTGGACCATCTACCTGTGGACAGTATGTGTGTCCCCCTGGCTACACAGGGGACTGCTCGGTATTGGAAAGGGACAAGACGCCTCCTCGTGTGGACCACTGCCCTGGAGATATTTGGGTCATTACACGAAATGGCTCTGCAGTGGTTGATTGGGATGAACCTGTATTTTCTGATAATATTGGTATTGAGCAGGTTGTTGACAAGTCTGGCTATTCTCCAGGACAG GCCTTCACATGGGGTACTTACGATGTTGCCAGAGTGGCCTATGATGTTGCTGGTAACTCGGCCACTTGTTCATTTAATGTTTACGTACTGGAAGAGTTCTGCCCAAAATTGGACGATCCTGTAGGAGGTGTTCAGCGTTGCTCAGACTGGGGTCCCGGTGGCCGTTTCAAGGTCTGCAAAATTGAGTGCAATGATGGGCTCAAGTTTTCCACAAAG GTTCCCGACTTCTACACGTGTGGTGCCGAGGGCTTTTGGCGTCCAACACACGACCCATCATACCCACTGGTGTACCCGTCGTGTTCCCCAGCCTCTCCTGCACAAAGAGTCTTCAACATTAACATGCAGTTCCCATCCTCTGTAATTTGCAATGCAGCTGGCCAAAATGTTCTCAGTGAAAGGATTAAGATT GCACTAAACAAACTGAATGCTCAGTGGAACTTCTGCACTCACACTGCTGCTTCTACGGGACAATGCAATGGCCTCGATGTAATTGTTGACTGCTCTCGAAGGAACCGTGTAGCTCGTGACACTATGGACTCGAGGGCCAAACGTCAAGCTGCTCCTGAAACTGATGACGTCTATCAAGTGAAGATCACTTTTCCTTCTGTAAA TGATCCTGTCCAGAACACTAATTCAGAATTGGAATCGACTGTTCGTCGTTTGATTGAAGGAGTTATCCTTGAACAAGATCAGTTTGATGTTCGTGATGCTCTTCCCAATGTTGTCCCAGATCCATCCTCTCTTGACCTCAAATCTGAATATTCATGTCCTGTTGGCAAG GTTGTGGTTGATAGTGAATGTGTGGACTGTGCAACAGGGACTTATTATGATCAGGAGACAAAATCTTGCAAGCTGTGTGAATCTGGCACATACCAGAATGAGATGGGTCAGGTTGCCTGCAAGCCATGCCCTCAGCGTGCAGGTCGGCAAGAAGTTACCAAGACATCAGGCTCACGCTCGGTTGAAAACTGCCAGGAGCGGTGTGCTGCTGGAAGGTACTTTGATGAAGAAATGAGTGTTTGTCGATCTTGTGGTTATGGGTATTACCAATCTGAAGAGGGCAAATTCTCATGTAAGAGGTGTGATCGAGGCCTCACCACACGCACAAAAGAGGCCGTATCATCATCTGAATGCCGTGAGGAGTGTGAATCAGGTCTCCAGCTTGGCACAACTGGTCCATGTGAGCCTTGCCCTCGTGGAACATACCGTACCAagggtattcatgctgcttgcatccgCTGTCCAGAAGATCGTACCACTCTAGGACCTGGTGCATCTTCCCTGGAAGAATGCTCTCTACCAATATGCATTGCTGGAACATTCCTTTCTAATCTGAACACAGCATatgaatgtctgaaatgtcctaaAGGCACTTATCAACCAGAGGCACTGCAAACATCATGTATAGACTGTCCACAAGACACCTCAACCCATGACGTTGGTGCCACCTCGATGGAGGAGTGTTCAAATCCCTGTGAGGTTCATGGGGAACAGATGCTTTGCGACCCCAATGCCCTTTGTCTCTTTATCTCGGAAACAAATGACTTTGAATGCCAGTGCAAACCAGGATTCAATGGTTCTGGAGAACACTGTTCTA ATAAGTGTGACGGCTTCTGTGAGAATAACGGTGCTTGTAAAAAGAATGAAGATGAGGAGCCCTTCTGCGTTTGCTCAGGTTCTTTCACAGGCAgcaaatgccag ATTAAGAGCGACTTCACATATATTGCTGGAGGCATCGCGGGTGCTGTTGTCTTCCTGATTCTCATTGTGCTTCTGGTATGGATGATCTGCATCCGCGCCACCAGGAGACGTGAGCCTAAGAAGGGCTTCATCAACCAGCCATCCATTGATCCCAACGGTTCACAG GTTAACTTCTATTATGGAGCACCTGCCCCTTATGCGGAAAGCATTGCACCATCTCATCACTCAACTTATGCTCATTACTACGATGATGAAGAAGATGCCTGGGAGATGCCTAACTTCTACAATGAGACTTACATGAAGA CCGGGTTCCAGAATGGAGCAGGAAATAGCCTGGCTCGGTCTAACGCCTCCATCTACGGCAACAAGGAAGACCTGTACGATCGCCTCCGCAAGCACGCTTACCAAGGCAAGAAAG ATAAAGACGAGACAGGTGACAGTGATGATCAAGCCCATTGA